One region of Carya illinoinensis cultivar Pawnee chromosome 8, C.illinoinensisPawnee_v1, whole genome shotgun sequence genomic DNA includes:
- the LOC122274191 gene encoding esterase-like: protein MPMKDYFPKAVYTFDIGQNDLGEGFFGNMTVEEVNASIPDILDKFSLNVKNIYKLGARSFWIHNTGPIGCLPYILATFPSAQRDSHGCANPYNDVAQSFNHQLKEAIVQLRIDLPSAAITYVDVYSVKYSLYREPQKYGFELPLVACCGYGGKYNFSSSVGCGGTVTVNGSQMFVGLCERPSVRVNWDGVHYTPLCSFLNSIFKDVKSIVFFFFEIVAEL, encoded by the exons ATGCCCATGAAGGATTATTTTCCTAAAGCTGTATACACATTTGATATCGGTCAGAATGATCTTGGTGAGGGATTCTTTGGTAACATGACTGTAGAGGAAGTCAATGCTTCTATCCCTGATATTCTTGACAAGTTCTCTCTTAATGTTA AGAATATATACAAGTTGGGAGCTAGATCATTTTGGATCCACAATACTGGACCAATTGGTTGCCTTCCCTATATTTTGGCCACTTTTCCATCAGCTCAAAGGGACAGTCATGGCTGTGCAAATCCTTATAATGATGTAGCTCAGTCTTTCAATCACCAGTTGAAGGAGGCCATTGTTCAACTCAGGATCGATCTTCCTTCAGCTGCAATCACATACGTAGATGTCTACTCTGTCAAGTACTCCCTTTATAGAGAACCACAGAAATACG GATTTGAGCTTCCACTCGTTGCATGTTGTGGCTATGGAGGAAAGTACAACTTCAGCAGTAGTGTTGGGTGTGGAGGAACAGTGACAGTGAATGGAAGCCAAATGTTTGTTGGTTTATGTGAGCGCCCCTCGGTCAGAGTAAACTGGGATGGAGTTCACTATACTCCCTTGTGCAGCTTCCTCAATTCCATATTCAAAGATGTGAAGagcattgtattttttttttttgaaatagtagcagaattgtaa
- the LOC122274567 gene encoding protein FAR1-RELATED SEQUENCE 5-like translates to MGEFEEHALDRPEERETEDGSPGEREIDDCTPGTSHVVPSSKGDDMIEEPKSGMEFNSFEDLFRYYKQYAKQCGFGVMTQRSERSEDQSVRYVTLGCARGGKARVKTSNVANPRPTGKTDCKARINALRVDGKMQLTTVNNSHNHVTSPQKSRFYRCNREVSETVKRVLDTNDLAGIRLNKSYGSLVVGAGGFENLPFLEKDCRNYIDKARHLRLGAAPKAIITDQDRAMKNAIAIVFPETRHRFCLWHILKKAPEKLGAYAAYKSGLKTELMKCVYDTQTIKEFEKCWAVFINTYDLHENVWLKSLYLERAHWVPVFLKEHFWAGMSTTQRSESMNAFFDGYVHSKTNLKEFVDQFDNALKRKIENENQAEFLSFSGTIPCVSRSPIEKKFQLLYTNAKFKEVQQQVIGVLDLDPTLQTMDGVMKTYLVEDEVRIQEFTKQVTYFVDFNVDDCNAKCSCGLFQMRGYCVGIFCLYSNQTV, encoded by the exons ATGGGAGAGTTTGAAGAACATGCATTGGATAGACCAGAAGAACGGGAAACTGAAGATGGCAGTCCAGGTGAACGGGAAATCGACGATTGCACTCCAGGTACATCACACGTAGTGCCATCGTCGAAAGGTGATGATATGATTGAGGAGCCAAAGTCGGGCATGGAGTTCAATTCGTTTGAAGATTTGTTTAGGTATTATAAGCAGTACGCTAAGCAATGCGGTTTTGGGgtgatgacacaaaggagtgagaggTCAGAGGATCAAAGTGTCAGATATGTTACTCTTGGTTGTGCACGGGGAGGGAAGGCACGGGTTAAGACATCCAATGTTGCCAACCCACGTCCGACGGGAAAGACAGATTGCAAGGCAAGGATAAATGCCTTGAGAGTCGATGGAAAGATGCAGTTGACAACAGTCAATAATTCACATAATCATGTTACCAGCCCACAGAAATCTCGCTTCTACCGATGTAACAGAGAAGTGAGTGAGACAGTTAAAAGAGTCCTTGACACCAATGACTTAGCGGGTATCCGATTGAACAAGAGTTACGGATCTCTTGTAGTTGGTGCAGGTGGCTTTGAGAACCTGCCATTTCTGGAAAAGGATTGTCGCAATTACATCGACAAAGCCCgtcatctacgacttggtgcag CTCCAAAGGCGATAATTACTGATCAAGACagagcaatgaaaaatgcaattgctaTTGTTTTCCCGGAAACGCGACATAGATTTTGCCTATGGCATATACTGAAGAAGGCACCTGAGAAGCTTGGGGCATATGCTGCATATAAAAGCGGGTTGAAAACTGAGTTGATGAAATGTGTATACGACACACAAACTATTAAGGAGTTTGAAAAATGTTGGGCCGTGTTTATTAATACATACGACTTACATGAGAATGTGTGGTTGAAAAGTTTATATTTGGAGCGTGCGCATTGGGTACCGGTTTTTCTAAAAGAGCACTTTTGGGCGGGAATGAGTACCACTCAGCGTAGCGAGAGTATGAATGCTTTCTTTGATGGTTATGTCCATTCAAAAACAAATCTGAAAGAGTTTGTCGACCAGTTCGACAATGcactaaaaaggaaaattgagaatgaaaatcaaGCAGAGTTTCTTTCCTTTAGTGGCACCATTCCCTGCGTATCTAGATCGccaattgaaaagaaatttcaattgTTGTACACGAATGCAAAATTTAAGGAAGTTCAACAGCAAGTAATCGGTGTGCTTGATTTGGATCCAACTTTACAGACAATGGATGGTGTAATGAAGACTTAtttggtagaagatgaagttcgtATTCAGGAGTTCACAAAACAGGTTACATATTTTGTGGATTTTAATGTCGATGACTGTAATGCAAAGTGTTCATGTGGTTTATTTCAGATGAGGGGATACTGTGTAGGCATATTTTGTCTATATTCAAATCAAACGGTATAA
- the LOC122317942 gene encoding uncharacterized protein LOC122317942, with amino-acid sequence MCYEMIDYAVESEKDFDDAKKKIQEMTGLYRQNQRPLSSGQTVSEPGVTILDGAVVGSSQQVKSPLVVRGKGRPPSLRRASRMETEMRKVKAKQKKAQVVQKRKQRDEGDTVPMGTKRSLFGPSEADAYSNHGQFTVMDSSGTTQSVQSWYFGSQGSNPPMVGSQGSVHHMVGSQESVHPMVGSQESVHHMVGSQESVRSLTYLGHFSNIIYYLIKICLFGWK; translated from the exons ATGTGTTATGAGATGATAGATTATGCGGTTGAATCTGAGAAGGACTTTGACGATGCAAAGAAGAAGATACAAGAGATGACTGGATTATATCGTCAGAACCAACGACCCTTATCTAGCGGCCAAACAG TTTCGGAACCTGGGGTTACAATACTAGATGGGGCTGTAGTTGGTAGCTCACAACAAGTCAAGAGTCCACTTGTTGTCAGAGGAAAAGGAAGACCTCCGTCTCTTAGACGAGCATCCAGGATGGAGACAGAAATGCGGAAGGTTAAAGCCAAACAGAAGAAAGCACAAGTGGTTCAAAAACGCAAACAG CGAGATGAAGGAGATACAGTACCTATGGGCACAAAACGGAGTTTATTTGGGCCATCAGAAGCAGATGCATATTCCAACCACGGACAATTTACG GTTATGGACAGTAGTGGGACCACGCAAAGTGTTCAGTCGTGGTATTTTGGTAGTCAAGGAAGTAATCCTCCTATGGTTGGTAGTCAAGGAAGTGTTCATCATATGGTTGGTAGTCAAGAAAGTGTTCATCCTATGGTTGGTAGTCAAGAAAGTGTTCATCATATGGTTGgtagtcaagaaagtgtaagatCTCTCACTTATCTAGgccattttagtaatattatttattatttgatcaagatttgtttatttggatggaaatag